A window of the Trichoderma asperellum chromosome 4, complete sequence genome harbors these coding sequences:
- a CDS encoding uncharacterized protein (EggNog:ENOG41), giving the protein MESETRTSQRKSRRTANACIACRQSKIKCSGRDPCQNCQRRSIQCQFAVGNNKILVSEKYLQDLQKQAEKNQRPSSTYNLDSLAQAAGYFRSPVSQPSGPVAQHPGPVVQHQGPIAQHPGPERTSQSYNVSRSCEIRDILSQEDAPSWRGLSDNAVIGINSIVNSESDGRAAFISPASTVHATQQTEIDPNPVTTPQYPNASTPFDVWPDVYPMPVKIIRNSQKNRRTWIWLAPWSTWSYTMRLIHLLRERLHPGDPSLPPNVVDPDVYTLTWETGSPSNPPDISGLPSLNHAIYFFNTVKFHLSHVYRLFKEQEFENEIREFYANASEKVAKCQLWFAKFLLILAFGTAFHASPVDSEEPPGAKLFARAMALIPNTTTLWKDSLLAIEVLILVSLYLFSVAEREAAHIYLGQAICIAQLEGLHTELPEQDLGPETAAYCRDLWWTLYIMDRHFSCSLGIPMSVKDSDITTPVPSPNAGSPLDSARSLQVNLSNLLSVILTTVYQPTITPLATFLEQTRSILHTLARHAQEIERIIKLKLQSSVGTIPRSTSYLTLLYHQCVIVATRPLLFSILKERLDMLEHPGNENWDSFLAKTGAVISTGIKSAVKTVQILTSEYSLLESFLPYDIEFAFGAALHLTIADALFPDVEDYQKSRQIAHQILDGFVSRGSRVAKARRTELSHVETLCQELVAEVQQQGHQTLHLLYSAGIAADIVRKTNEEQDRLLAASRGEPSAMLEMTGDLGNQSPTLDGNMEYLDDIGISSEEFLSIVQQMGTTLPESMLTLNQSD; this is encoded by the exons ATGGAATCCGAGACGCGAACTTCGCAGCGAAAATCGAGGCGGACTGCCAACGC CTGCATCGCTTGTCGACAAAGCAAGATAAAGTGTTCCGGAAGAGATCCCTGCCAGAACTGCCAACGACGTTCGATCCAATGTCAGTTTGCAGTCGGCAATAACAAGATCTTGGTATCGGAGAA atatctcCAAGATCTACAGAAGCAGGCTGAAAAGAATCAACGGCCGTCCTCGACGTACAATCTCGACTCCCTGGCGCAGGCTGCGGGGTATTTTCGTTCACCAGTCTCACAACCCTCAGGACCAGTCGCGCAACACCCGGGACCAGTTGTACAACACCAGGGGCCAATTGCACAACACCCAGGACCAGAGCGGACATCGCAATCATACAACGTATCACGTTCATGCGAGATCCGAGATATTTTAAGTCAAGAGGACGCTCCATCCTGGCGGGGACTTTCTGACAACGCTGTAATTGGCATAAATTCTATCGTGAACAGCGAGTCCGATGGCAGGGCCGCCTTTATCTCTCCAGCATCCACGGTTCACGCAACTCAGCAAACTGAAATCGACCCCAACCCTGTCACCACACCGCAATATCCAAATGCTTCTACTCCTTTTGATGTTTGGCCGGACGTATATCCAATGCCCGTCAAGATTATCAGAAACAGTCAAAAGAATAGACGCACCTGGA TATGGCTAGCTCCATGGTCGACGTGGTCTTACACGATGCGTCTAATACACCTACTAAGGGAAAGATTACACCCTGGGGACCCCTCCCTTCCGCCCAATGTGGTAGATCCAGATGTTTATACTTTGACATGGGAAACCGGCTCTCCCAGCAACCCTCCCGATATCAGTGGTCTGCCCTCACTAAACCACGCCATCTACTTTTTCAACACCGTCAAATTTCATCTCAGCCATGTTTATCGGTTGTTCAAAGAACAGGAATTTGAGAATGAGATACGAGAGTTCTATGCTAATGCCTCGGAGAAGGTGGCCAAATGCCAGCTCTGGTTTGCTAAGTTTCTCCTAATTCTCGCATTCGGGACGGCATTTCATGCGTCGCCAGTAGACAGCGAGGAACCTCCTGGCGCAAAGCTCTTCGCGCGAGCCATGGCCTTGATCCCCAACACTACTACTCTGTGGAAAGATAGTCTCTTGGCCATCGAGGTCTTGATTCTGGTGTCCCTGTACCTATTCTCAGTTGCCGAAAGGGAGGCAGCTCATATCTAT TTAGGACAGGCAATCTGTATTGCACAGCTTGAAGGCCTACACACTGAGCTACCTGAACAAGACTTGGGACCGGAGACAGCTGCCTATTGCCGCGACCTCTGGTGGACATTATATATTATGGACAGGCACTTTTCATGCTCTCTGGGAATTCCAATGTCTGTGAAGGATAGTGACATCACGACGCCAGTCCCTTCTCCAAACGCAGGTTCCCCACTGGACAGCGCTCGAAGCCTTCAGGTGAATCTCTCGAATTTGTTGTCTGTTATTCTGACCA CCGTATATCAACCCACTATTACCCCTTTGGCGACATTTCTAGAGCAAACGAGATCCATACTACATACCTTGGCCCGGCACGCTCAAGAGATTGAAAGGATTATCAAACTGAAATTGCAGAGCTCTGTGGGTACAATCCCTCGGAGTACCAgctatttaactttactaTATCACCAG TGTGTAATAGTAGCCACGCGCCCCCTACTTTTCTCAATTCTCAAAGAACGGCTCGATATGCTAGAGCATCCAGGCAACGAGAACTGGGACAGCTTTTTGGCAAAGACAGGAGCAGTCATTTCGACCGGCATCAAATCAGCCGTCAAAACGGTTCAGATATTGACTAGCGAGTATAGCCTTCTCG AGTCATTTTTGCCGTACGACATCGAGTTCGCATTTGGAGCTGCTCTTCACCTAACTATAGCTGATGCCCTCTTCCCGGACGTGGAAGATTACCAAAAGAGCCGCCAGATAGCGCATCAAATATTGGATGGCTTTGTTTCGCGAGGGAGTCGAGTCGCTAAGGCGAGAAGAACAGAGCTATCCCATGTCGAGACTTTGTGTCAAGAGTTGGTTGCGgaggtgcagcagcaaggccatCAGACGCTGCACCTGCTTTATTCGGCCGGGATTGCTGCTGATATTGTGAGGAAAACGAACGAAGAGCAAGACAGATTACTCGCCGCGTCGAGGGGTGAGCCAAGCGCGATGCTTGAAATGACTGGAGATCTCGGCAATCAATCGCCAACACTCGATGGGAACATGGAATATCTTGATGACATTGGCATTTCATCTGAAGAATTCCTTTCCATCGTCCAACAGATGGGAACTACTCTCCCAGAGAGTATGTTGACGTTGAATCAAAGCGACTAG
- the MAN1 gene encoding Mannose-6-phosphate isomerase (SECRETED:SignalP(1-19)~CAZy:GH5) has protein sequence MKFFKSQALALLAATSVVATPLQSVSPRASSYVTVSGLQFNIDGKTGYFAGTNCYWCSFLTNHADVDLTFSHMASAGLKIVRIWGFNDVNQQPGSGTIWFQLLSASGSTINTGATGLGNLDYVVQSAETHGLKLIINFVNNWSDYGGINAYVNAFGGNATSWYTNTAAQAQYRKYIQAVVSRYTTSTAIFAWELANEPRCNGCSTSVIWNWASSVSQYIKSLDPNHLVTLGDEGLGLATGSDGSYPYTYGEGTDFASYMNITTLDFSTLHLYPNSWGETYDWGNGWIQTHAQACVASGKPCMLEEYGAPTNHCAIESPWQQTALASKGMAADLFWQWGDTLSNGQSSDDGNTVYYGTSDFTCLVTNHVAAINGGTPPPPASSTTTSMATSTSKPPSGPTGSCSPLYGQCGGTGWGGATCCSSGTCTYSNPYYSQCVPS, from the exons ATGAAGTTTTTTAAGAGCCAGGCCCTAGCCTTGTTGGCTGCAACTTCGGTAGTAGCCACACCATTGCAATCCGTTTCACCACGCGCCAGCAGCTATGTGACGGTATCAGGCCTCCAATTCAACATCGATGGTAAAACAGGTTACTTTGCAGGCACCAACTGCTACTGGTGTTCATTTCTAACCAACCATGCCGATGTTGATCTAACTTTTAGCCATATGGCTTCTGCTGGCCTTAAAATTGTTCGCATATGGGGGTTCAATGATGTTAACCAACAGCCTGGCAGCGGAACCATCTGGTTTCAGTTGTTATCAGCATCAGGTTCTACAATTAACACCGGGGCCACTGGACTGGGAAATCTGGACTATGTCGTCCAGTCGGCTGAGACACACGGTCTTAAGCTCATTATTAACTTTGTTAACAACTGGAGTGATTATGGAGGAATCAACGCCTATGTAAACGCTTTTGGCGGTAATGCGACTTCCTGGTATACTAATACAGCGGCCCAAGCTCAATACCGCAAGTATATCCAAGCAGTGGTTAGTCGCTATACCACCTCGACTGCTATTTTCGCTTGGGAATTGGCCAATGAGCCTCGCTGCAACGGATGTAGCACCAGTGTTATCTGGAATTGGGCGTCGAGTGTCTCACAGTATATCAAGAGCCTTGATCCAAACCATCTTGTAACTCTTGGGGACGAAGGACTGGGCCTCGCCACTGGATCAGATGGTTCTTACCCATATACCTACGGCGAAGGCACGGACTTTGCTAGCTATATGAACATCACTACGCTTGACTTTAGCACTCTTCATCTTTATCCAAATTCTT GGGGTGAAACCTACGATTGGGGAAATGGCTGGATTCAAACTCATGCTCAAGCGTGCGTAGCATCAGGCAAGCCATGCATGTTGGAAGAAT ACGGCGCACCAACCAACCACTGTGCTATTGAGTCTCCGTGGCAACAGACTGCTCTGGCGAGTAAAGGCATGGCCGCCGATCTATTCTGGCAGTGGGGTGATACCCTTTCGAATGGTCAGTCATCTGATGATGGAAATACCGTCTACTATGGCACATCGGATTTCACATGCTTGGTTACAAACCATGTGGCGGCTATTAATGGTGGGactccccctcctccagccTCAAGTACGACTACGAGCATGGCCACGAGCACTTCAAAGCCCCCCTCTGGTCCCACTGGCAGCTGCTCACCTCTGTACGGACAATGCGGCGGCACAGGTTGGGGCGGTGCTACATGCTGTTCATCAGGCACCTGCACGTATTCGAATCCGTACTACTCTCAGTGTGTGCCCAGCTAA
- a CDS encoding uncharacterized protein (EggNog:ENOG41) has translation MPGKILIQSSLLPLEAVSLGRFVVDINHPQRRYHDPFPGKILGSTVQVEKDVTEMVQRLQSTRARVSLTELLTFFRSKHERQAIQVRAVMAGRYILSQWDSIFCSACALEGTRRWLEDAIEDGKEIYFTVGYCTFVNPAAVEEARSGKGIEQSVQLPVSIVADANLAGIQLGGVADPAMSHGKEKDTLAARSYSMSGEYVYAVQYCKVSFKWFSTRNVESSLLGKNKWRVYIGVRGEEEDWDGKTDDNTVEAELVKDWQSEDTTVVECY, from the coding sequence ATGCCGGGAAAGATTCTAATCCAAAGCAGCCTGTTACCCCTTGAGGCCGTGTCGCTCGGCCGGTTCGTCGTGGACATAAATCATCCACAGCGTCGCTACCACGATCCTTTCCCCGGCAAAATCCTAGGCTCAACCGTACAGGTGGAGAAGGATGTCACGGAGATGGTGCAGCGGCTCCAGAGCACGCGTGCCCGCGTCTCCCTGACGGAGCTCCTGACCTTCTTCAGGTCGAAGCATGAGAGGCAGGCCATCCAGGTGCGCGCCGTGATGGCGGGGCGATATATACTGAGCCAATGGGACAGCATCTTCTGCAGTGCGTGCGCCTTGGAAGGGACTAGACGATGGCTGGAGGATGCCATCGAGGACGGGAAGGAGATTTACTTCACCGTGGGCTACTGCACATTTGTCAACCCTGCAGCGGTGGAAGAAGCACGATCTGGCAAAGGAATCGAGCAATCGGTGCAGCTACCCGTGAGCATTGTAGCGGATGCGAATCTCGCTGGGATCCAACTTGGAGGGGTTGCCGACCCTGCTATGTCACACGGCAAGGAGAAGGATACGCTGGCGGCAAGATCATACAGCATGAGCGGAGAGTACGTGTATGCCGTGCAGTACTGCAAGGTGAGCTTCAAGTGGTTTTCGACTCGCAATGTTGAGTCGAGCTTGCTGGGCAAGAATAAATGGAGGGTGTATATCGGCGTCAggggggaagaggaggactGGGACGGCAAAACAGACGACAATACAGTGGAGGCTGAGCTTGTAAAGGATTGGCAATCTGAGGATACTACAGTTGTTGAATGCTATTGA
- the EGL2_1 gene encoding Endoglucanase EG-II (SECRETED:SignalP(1-21)~CAZy:GH5) has protein sequence MINNKAALLFAAYAGVSGVVAQQQTTWGQCGGQGYGGPTNCVSGTACSTLNSYYAQCVPATGIVTSTTRATATSTVTKSTVTTSASASASASPPPVGSGTQFAGINIAGFDFSCSTDGTCNLNGAYPPLKNYDGANNYPDGVGQMQHFVKDDGFNIFRLPVGWQYLVNGTLGGTLNPTNIGYYDQLVQGCLATGAYCIIDIHNYARWNTGIIGQGGPTNAQFVDVWTQLATKYASESKIWFGVMNEPHDVNITTWAATVQLVVTAIRNAGATSQYISLPGTDWQSAGSIISDGGAAALGAITNPDGSKTNLIFDVHKYLDSDNSGTNSVCVTNNIDSAFSPLATWLRSNNRKAILTETGGGNTSSCEQYLCQQIQYLNQNADVYMGYVGWAAGSFDPGYPLAETPVQNADGSWTDQPLVQLCLAR, from the coding sequence ATGATTAACAACAAGGCTGCACTGCTATTTGCAGCCTATGCTGGAGTGAGTGGTGTTGtggcacagcagcagacCACCTGGGGACAGTGCGGAGGGCAAGGCTACGGAGGTCCAACAAATTGTGTTTCTGGAACGGCCTGCTCAACATTAAATTCTTACTATGCTCAATGCGTCCCTGCTACCGGCATAGTCACCAGCACCACCAGAGCTACAGCAACGTCAACCGTGACAAAGTCAACAGTGACAACGTCAGCCAGTGCGTCAGCAAGTGCATCTCCGCCTCCCGTTGGCTCAGGCACCCAGTTTGCCGGTATCAACATTGCTGGATTCGACTTTAGCTGCTCTACTGACGGAACTTGCAACTTGAACGGTGCCTACCCGCCGCTGAAGAATTACGACGGCGCAAATAACTATCCAGATGGCGTTGGGCAGATGCAGCATTTCGTTAAAGACGACGGATTCAATATCTTCCGTCTCCCTGTCGGTTGGCAGTATTTAGTCAATGGTACTCTTGGCGGTACCTTGAACCCTACCAATATAGGCTATTACGATCAACTTGTCCAAGGATGCCTGGCCACGGGTGCATACTGCATCATTGATATCCACAACTATGCTCGCTGGAATACCGGAATCATTGGCCAAGGCGGCCCTACAAACGCCCAGTTCGTTGATGTTTGGACCCAACTGGCTACCAAATACGCTTCCGAGTCGAAGATTTGGTTTGGCGTAATGAATGAGCCACACGACGTCAACATCACAACCTGGGCGGCCACCGTGCAGCTCGTTGTTACTGCGATCCGCAATGCGGGTGCCACCTCACAATACATCTCACTGCCGGGTACTGACTGGCAATCTGCTGGAAGCATCATATCTGATGGTGGTGCAGCGGCTTTGGGTGCCATCACCAATCCTGATGGCTCAAAGACCAACTTGATTTTCGATGTGCACAAGTACTTGGACTCAGATAACTCTGGCACCAACTCAGTATGTGTCACGAACAACATCGATTCTGCATTCTCGCCACTGGCTACTTGGCTTCGCTCGAATAATCGCAAGGCCATTTTAACTGAGACCGGTGGTGGCAACACTTCATCGTGTGAACAGTATCTATGCCAGCAGATCCAGTACCTCAACCAGAACGCCGATGTATACATGGGATATGTTGGCTGGGCGGCGGGTTCATTCGATCCCGGCTACCCATTGGCAGAGACGCCGGTCCAGAATGCAGACGGCAGCTGGACTGATCAGCCTTTAGTCCAGCTTTGCCTTGCTCGTTAA
- a CDS encoding uncharacterized protein (EggNog:ENOG41), which translates to MAAESSAYPPSRAAGGGQGERGFDCTINEMGLGISNLSLDEKTPAWRALRDTLTKRYQKRETAVDLDQAIAAGEEVLTLANVSENRASYMSILAFLKTARFLKTSARKDVQDAIALGRQAKKLCRSCDPPWPAVIRNLGDGFVARFQSADHGGRLSDLDEAIECSREMLRETKQGTLPHYAALSSLVTRLILRSEKTGDPAHGEEAIQISRQHLENAAPGSPEQIVIQQSLGLALLSKYERTGYWRYLEETIRLQRLVTDTIQHGDDSRPEACTNLAVLLRKKYDCTNKEMDLREAVHLYKEAATTCPAVHPSRIRYLADYVTQLSNLIGLTTEVYTVDNALREASELIRPIPAAYEGMALVLRSVGRIASRKYELSGNPSDLVKAVHQALKLASQANGTGPQHAEQLHYDSDVLRRLLKHAGNLAAAPQDNYIVLQVVKAMHAEYCKLVKSDILESRSFVHSLMTLEKDVVINAQIVSISTSAKTDEVMKKEMADQVNFAVSLGAKTIQHRIKMVDFTVQFNPKNDGAQYSSTLSRSLKVLQHSPKPLTKERLAELVDQARKAYRESQKLQQLCGPLISDLGDLVDLHSGDLTTQVDLLDMTADLFLQNYFKSHDLNDLKLSLTKAKESLALQCDGEYSEMDRPGEIRCRLLCNMTHELRDVYLTRREEEWLTEAIFIGAAAVRIVALAYPSPKAKHDLLIRSSALVGLANAYKSKYQLHGTFDLLEKAIEMVQEATRLDDQSQGANVDERGPSVNALALMMRLRYLETGEIEDLNTGIRHIEAFLGDYRGQGPQTSRGRSSLIANLGLLYLSKCERTGDLADIDNAIFYCQASVKSMQNLASAYLERYFVMGNVEDLRTAVEYASIVAREALENKNPAPETLVDTGIIMMASYVRTRNIWDLKQATKWLLQAVSVYPSSHLGASYARLEYGKALELDYAVNPSQETLEKCISAYKSSADSMTGRTTVRDNAARHLYRLLISNGRYAEALEQMDKLVENVAARCPRWLPSADRQFLLSSLHGVPSDIAAATLQLSSPGSAYRALCSLELSRGVLLGSIMELRSEAKQLGAGNKDLIAEWHRLCMELDSSLQERTQDQFATRRKAVLEELMVVIDAIRRIPGYAAFAPPLDLGSMEAHDLQMASPGLFERYNSLQREHSSFPVEKVGGRQTRRQRELSNKMDAMLARIRKLPGLENFLLPPSESEAIALARNGPVIIINSSEVVHRSDAIIITSSGIEALHLPLLHYQDIQHHRKLQEDALANWTLRNLAEKNKHMREILIWLWLSSVKPVLDHLGMTRSSSGLRPRVHWIGTGILSTAPFHAAGDHSQGSTENTISHVLSSYTTTLRALTFARDHTSFEEVDNPNKNKRILLVSVPDAPGAKSLPAVDHEVAAIASVSKPHATVVQLKAPEPRSVLQELPLAHVVHFACHAVAQATDLNSSHLVLMPDPEAVPSHTRGSKWPDSIVTTCLAAGRLAVQEISACRASSAELAYLSVCSAAENRANTLADESIHISSAFQLVGFKHVVGTLWQTKDRCCQEVAAEFYRTLFAAGDGDAGLPAPEALDQAVRRLRQRNPERVLDWAPFIHMGA; encoded by the exons ATGGCTGCAGAATCATCCGCCTATCCACCCAGCCGGGCCGCTGGAGGCGGACAAGGCGAGCGAGGTTTCGACTGTACCATCAACGAAATGGGATTAGGAATCAGTAATCTCTCCCTCGACGAGAAAACACCGGCCTGGAGAGCTCTCCGCGACACGTTGACCAAACGCTatcaaaaaagagagaccGCCGTAGACCTGGACCAGGCTATCGCGGCTGGCGAGGAAGTCCTAACCTTGGCAAATGTTTCAGAAAATCGTGCATCGTATATGAGTATCCTGGCTTTCCTGAAGACAGCGCGCTTCCTTAAGACTTCAGCCCGGAAAGATGTCCAAGACGCGATCGCGCTGGGCCGGCAGGCCAAAAAGCTGTGCAGATCATGCGATCCACCTTGGCCGGCCGTGATCCGCAATCTGGGAGACGGGTTCGTTGCCCGATTCCAGTCGGCCGACCACGGTGGTCGGCTGAGTGACTTGGATGAAGCGATCGAATGCAGCCGTGAGATGTTGAGAGAAACCAAGCAAGGGACCTTGCCACACTATGCGGCGCTCTCCAGCCTCGTCACTCGTCTCATACTCAGATCGGAGAAGACAGGCGATCCTGCTCACGGCGAAGAGGCTATCCAAATTAGCCGCCAACATCTAGAGAATGCGGCGCCCGGGAGCCCAGAGCAGATTGTTATTCAACAGAGTCTGGGCTTGGCACTGCTCAGTAAATACGAGAGAACTGGCTACTGGCGGTACCTCGAAGAAACCATCAGACTCCAACGTTTAGTCACGGACACGATCCAGCACGGCGATGATTCGAGGCCGGAGGCCTGTACGAACCTTGCAGTCCTGCTGAGGAAGAAATACGATTGCACAAACAAAGAGATGGACCTACGGGAGGCGGTTCATCTCTACAAGGAGGCTGCTACGACATGCCCAGCTGTGCATCCTTCGCGGATCCGGTATCTCGCGGACTATGTCACCCAGCTGAGCAACTTAATAGGGCTCACAACTGAAGTATATACCGTCGATAATGCTCTTCGTGAGGCCTCCGAGTTGATACGTCCCATACCGGCTGCGTACGAGGGGATGGCACTCGTCCTGCGAAGCGTTGGACGGATTGCAAGTCGAAAGTACGAGCTCTCCGGCAACCCCTCTGACCTCGTCAAGGCTGTTCACCAGGCTTTGAAGTTGGCCTCACAGGCCAACGGAACAGGCCCCCAGCATGCTGAGCAGCTGCATTATGACAGTGATGTCCTGCGCAGATTGCTGAAGCATGCTGGGAATCTCGCCGCGGCCCCACAGGATAACTACATCGTGCTTCAGGTGGTAAAGGCAATGCATGCAGAGTATTGCAAACTCGTCAAATCAGACATTCTAGAATCAAGAAGTTTCGTCCACAGCCTAATGACACTGGAAAAAGATGTCGTTATCAACGCCCAGATTGTAAGCATCAGCACGAGTGCCAAGACGGATGAGGTTATGAAAAAAGAGATGGCCGACCAAGTCAACTTCGCAGTTTCCTTGGGAGCGAAAACGATACAGCATCGGATAAAGATGGTCGATTTTACGGTGCAGTTCAACCCAAAAAATGATGGTGCGCAGTACAGTTCTACGCTTTCAAGATCCTTAAAGGTGCTTCAGCACTCGCCCAAGCCGTTGACTAAGGAGAG ACTCGCCGAACTCGTGGACCAAGCCAGAAAGGCGTATCGGGAAAGCCAGAAGTTGCAACAGCTCTGTGGACCTCTTATCAGCGACTTGGGCGATCTCGTGGACCTGCATTCTGGCGATCTTACAACGCAAGTCGATCTGCTAGATATGACGGCAGATCTCTTCCTTCAGAACTACTTTAAATCCCATGATTTAAACGATTTGAAATTGAGTCTGACCAAGGCGAAGGAAAGCCTCGCCCTACAATGCGATGGCGAGTACTCCGA AATGGACCGCCCGGGCGAGATACGGTGTAGATTGCTTTGCAATATGACTCACGAGCTGCGAGACGTCTACCTGACCAGACGCGAGGAAGAATGGCTGACCGAGGCAATCTTCATCGGCGCCGCTGCAGTGCGGATTGTCGCTTTAGCATATCCATCCCCGAAGGCAAAGCATGACTTATTGATCAGAAGTTCTGCCCTGGTTGGTCTTGCGAATGCGTACAAGTCAAAATATCAACTGCATGGCACGTTTGACCTTCTCGAGAAGGCCATCGAGATGGTTCAGGAGGCGACCAGGCTTGACGATCAGAGCCAAGGCGCGAACGTCGACGAGAGAGGACCAAGCGTCAATGCGCTAGCGCTGATGATGCGGCTGCGGTACTTGGAGACCGGGGAGATTGAGGATCTCAACACCGGAATCCGACATATCGAAGCTTTCCTAGGAG ATTACCGCGGCCAAGGACCACAGACATCAAGAGGGAGAAGTAGTCTAATTGCTAACCTCGGCCTGCTGTATCTAAGTAAGTGCGAGCGCACTGGAGATCTTGCGGACATCGATAATGCTATCTTCTACTGCCAGGCTTCGGTCAAAAGCATGCAGAATCTCGCCAGTGCGTATCTTGAACGGTACTTCGTAATGGGCAACGTGGAAGATCTTCGAACTGCGGTTGAGTACGCTTCTATTGTTGCTAGAGAGGCTCTGGAGAACAAAAACCCGGCTCCGGAAACGCTCGTAGACACTGGAATCATAATGATGGCAAGCTATGTTCGCACGAGGAATATATGGGACCTGAAGCAAGCGACAAAATGGCTTCTTCAAGCAGTATCTGTGTATCCATCATCTCACCTGGGGGCATCATATGCTCGTCTCGAGTACGGTAAAGCACTGGAGCTCGACTATGCGGTTAATCCGTCGCAGGAGACCTTGGAAAAATGCATCAGCGCATATAAGAGCTCTGCCGATTCAATGACCGGACGAACGACGGTGAGGGATAATGCGGCTCGGCATTTATATCGATTGTTGATATCTAACGGCCGGTATGCGGAAGCTCTGGAGCAGATGGATAAACTTGTAGAGAACGTGGCTGCGCGATGCCCTCGGTGGCTGCCATCTGCGGACCGCCAGTTCCTCCTCTCGAGCTTGCATGGCGTCCCTTCTGATATAGCTGCGGCTACACTGCAGCTGTCTTCTCCAGGAAGCGCGTATCGCGCTCTGTGCTCTTTAGAACTAAGCCGCGGCGTGCTGCTAGGCTCCATCATGGAGCTTCGGAGCGAGGCGAAGCAACTGGGAGCTGGAAATAAGGACCTTATTGCAGAATGGCACAGGCTCTGCATGGAGCTCGATTCATCTCTTCAGGAGAGGACACAAGATCAGTTCGCAACTCGACGGAAGGCTGTGCTAGAAGAGCTGATGGTAGTTATCGATGCCATCAGGCGCATCCCCGGCTATGCAGCATTTGCTCCGCCTCTCGACCTCGGTTCGATGGAAGCTCACGACCTGCAGATGGCGTCGCCCGGCTTGTTCGAAAGGTACAACTCTCTCCAACGTGAGCACAGCTCGTTTCCCGTGGAAAAAGTAGGCGGCCGCCAGACAAGGAGGCAGCGTGAGCTATCGAATAAAATGGACGCGATGCTCGCTAGGATCCGGAAATTGCCTGGTCTAGAGAACTttctgctgccgccaagcGAAAGCGAAGCGATTGCCCTCGCCCGCAATGGTCCGGTAATtatcatcaacagcagcgagGTTGTCCATCGCAGCGACGCCATTATCATCACCAGCTCAGGCATTGAAGCATtgcatcttcctctcctccactATCAAGACATCCAGCACCACAGAAAGTTGCAGGAAGACGCATTAGCGAACTGGACGCTAAGAAATCTCGCCGAAAAGAACAAGCATATGAGAGAAATACTGATTTGGCTTTGGCTCAGCTCCGTGAAGCCTGTTCTGGACCACCTGGGAATGACAAGATCCAGCTCCGGGCTCCGGCCGCGGGTGCATTGGATCGGAACCGGCATTCTCAGCACAGCACCATTCCACGCTGCAGGGGATCACAGTCAAGGCTCGACCGAGAACACTATCAGCCATGTGCTCTCTTCCTATACCACGACTTTACGAGCGCTGACCTTTGCCCGCGACCACACTTCGTTCGAAGAAGTCGACAATCCAAACAAGAACAAACGTATTCTCCTGGTATCGGTTCCTGATGCTCCAGGTGCAAAATCTCTTCCTGCAGTCGATCACGAGGTTGCCGCGATTGCATCGGTATCCAAGCCGCACGCAACGGTGGTCCAGCTCAAAGCCCCGGAACCACGCTCGGTGCTACAGGAGCTGCCGTTGGCGCACGTTGTGCACTTCGCTTGCCACGCCGTGGCACAAGCCACAGacctcaacagcagccaccTCGTTCTCATGCCGGACCCTGAAGCGGTACCTTCCCATACCCGTGGCTCTAAGTGGCCGGACTCGATAGTGACCACTTGTCTCGCAGCAGGTAGACTCGCTGTCCAAGAGATAAGCGCATGTAGAGCCTCATCGGCTGAGCTGGCTTACCTGTCTGTCTGCTCAGCAGCCGAGAACCGAGCCAACACTCTTGCAGACGAGTCAATCCACATATCGAGCGCGTTTCAGCTTGTGGGGTTTAAGCATGTGGTTGGTACGCTGTGGCAGACAAAGGACCGTTGTTGCCAAGAGGTTGCGGCGGAATTCTATCGTACGCTTTTCGCAGCGGGTGACGGGGATGCCGGATTGCCAGCTCCAGAGGCACTGGATCAGGCTGtgaggagattgaggcaGCGGAACCCGGAGCGCGTTCTAGATTGGGCTCCCTTCATCCACATGGGCGCATAG